The window ACCTTCTTCTATAGTGCGCTGATTATGGCCGGTCTGCCCCTGATTTCTATTTCAAGCTCACGGCATAATGTACTCATTTAAATGTGCAGTAAGGGGGAGTGCTATCTTTCCACGGCGCTTTTAATTATGCTGTCGCGGTATTTGGTAAATATGCTTGATTTTGAAACGAACCCCACGTATTTCCTGTTGTTTACCACTGGCAGGTTCCATGCTCCCGTTTCATCGAACTTTTTCATTACCGAGCTCATCTCTTCATTCAGCTCTA of the Ignavibacteria bacterium genome contains:
- a CDS encoding CBS domain-containing protein; translation: MKKFDETGAWNLPVVNNRKYVGFVSKSSIFTKYRDSIIKSAVER